Proteins co-encoded in one Synechococcus elongatus PCC 6301 genomic window:
- a CDS encoding (Fe-S)-binding protein, with product MSVAETEIPIPAATPSLTDACVHCGFCLSDCPSYRVLGRETDSPRGRVYLMDSLQQGRIELSDTVVEHFDTCLGCLACTSACPSGVQYDQLIEEMRQRIAQEHRRPWPEAIWRKLLFAFLPYPERLRPILRLGQLYQSSGLQNWLNRQPLLQKFPQLAAASALLPPLSPASFQDNWPTLLPALGDRRYRVGLLLGCVQRLFNPEVNAAAIRVLRANGCDVVIPPQQGCCGAVAHHQGEMQQAQDLARAVIRSFEAENLDAILVTASGCGHTLKHYGAILADDPEWCDRAQQLADRVQDVQEFLATVGLTTPLHPLQEQPLVVVYQDACHMLHGQKIRNQPRQLLQQIPGIELREPVDAQLCCGSAGIYNLLQPAIAAELGQQKARSLAETGAQMIASANIGCYVQIRHHLQAQSKDLPVLHPLQIIDRAMNFQNH from the coding sequence GTGAGCGTGGCTGAAACTGAAATCCCAATCCCAGCAGCAACGCCCAGCCTCACGGATGCCTGCGTTCACTGCGGCTTTTGCCTCTCGGACTGCCCTAGTTATCGCGTTCTAGGGCGTGAGACGGACTCACCGCGCGGTCGTGTTTACCTGATGGACAGTCTCCAGCAGGGCCGAATTGAGCTGAGCGATACCGTTGTCGAGCATTTTGATACCTGCCTCGGTTGCTTGGCCTGTACGAGTGCTTGCCCATCGGGCGTCCAGTACGACCAACTGATCGAGGAGATGCGTCAGCGGATTGCGCAGGAGCATCGGCGACCCTGGCCTGAGGCAATTTGGCGAAAGCTCTTATTTGCGTTTTTGCCCTACCCAGAGCGACTGCGACCAATTTTGCGCCTTGGTCAGCTTTATCAAAGTTCAGGCTTACAGAACTGGTTGAATCGCCAACCCCTGTTGCAAAAGTTTCCGCAACTCGCAGCGGCTTCGGCGCTTTTGCCACCCCTAAGCCCTGCCAGCTTTCAAGACAACTGGCCGACTCTTTTGCCTGCCTTGGGCGATCGCCGCTATCGGGTCGGTTTACTCTTGGGCTGCGTGCAGCGACTGTTTAATCCAGAAGTCAATGCTGCAGCGATCCGTGTTCTCAGAGCCAACGGCTGTGATGTGGTGATTCCACCTCAGCAAGGTTGTTGCGGAGCTGTTGCTCACCACCAGGGTGAAATGCAACAAGCGCAAGACTTGGCACGAGCGGTGATCCGTAGTTTTGAAGCAGAAAACCTCGATGCAATTTTAGTGACTGCATCCGGTTGTGGTCATACCCTCAAGCATTACGGTGCGATTCTGGCCGACGATCCTGAGTGGTGCGATCGCGCTCAGCAACTAGCCGATCGCGTTCAAGATGTACAGGAGTTTTTAGCGACCGTCGGGCTGACGACTCCCCTGCATCCCCTTCAAGAACAACCGTTGGTGGTCGTCTACCAAGATGCTTGCCACATGCTACATGGGCAAAAAATTCGCAATCAACCACGACAGTTATTGCAACAAATTCCGGGTATTGAGCTGCGAGAACCCGTTGATGCGCAGCTTTGCTGTGGCAGTGCTGGTATTTATAACTTGTTACAACCAGCGATCGCAGCAGAACTCGGTCAGCAAAAAGCGCGATCGCTGGCTGAAACAGGTGCGCAAATGATTGCCTCAGCCAACATTGGCTGCTACGTTCAAATTCGGCATCATTTGCAAGCTCAAAGCAAAGATTTACCTGTTCTGCATCCCTTGCAAATAATTGATCGTGCGATGAATTTTCAAAATCACTAG